A genomic window from Thermococcus nautili includes:
- a CDS encoding cation diffusion facilitator family transporter: MEEIYKPIWVSIIGNVLLAVIKLIVGFLYSSIALISDGVHSLSDVVTSVAGYFGIKVASKPPDKDHPFGHSRFEPLVAFLIGEALLVVAYEIGKDSLLRLLHGETIEVNSVMLGVTVVSILAKELMFRYSVYVGRKLNSQILIADAYHHRSDVLSSVAVLIGLGLQKFGFQYGDALAGLVVAVFLVKVSLEIILENVGYLTGRAPSFEVCEEIKRRALSVPNVLGIHDLRAHYVGNRLHVELHIEVPPNLSLKEAHDVSEEVKKRIEEIPEVERAFVHVDIKGVTE; encoded by the coding sequence ATGGAGGAGATTTACAAGCCCATATGGGTCAGCATAATCGGCAACGTCCTCCTCGCGGTTATCAAGCTCATCGTCGGTTTCCTATACTCGAGCATAGCGCTGATTTCGGACGGCGTTCACTCCCTCAGCGACGTGGTAACGAGCGTCGCCGGCTACTTCGGCATAAAGGTGGCGTCAAAGCCTCCTGATAAAGACCACCCCTTCGGCCACTCCCGCTTCGAGCCCCTCGTGGCCTTTCTCATCGGTGAGGCCCTGCTCGTTGTTGCCTATGAAATCGGAAAGGACTCCCTGCTGAGGCTCCTCCACGGCGAGACGATAGAGGTTAACTCGGTAATGCTCGGGGTCACGGTGGTGTCAATCCTCGCGAAGGAACTGATGTTCCGCTACTCCGTCTACGTGGGCAGGAAGCTCAACAGTCAAATCCTTATTGCCGACGCCTACCACCACAGGAGCGACGTTTTGAGCAGTGTCGCGGTTTTAATCGGCCTCGGCCTCCAGAAGTTCGGCTTCCAGTACGGCGACGCTTTGGCCGGCCTCGTCGTCGCGGTCTTCCTCGTTAAGGTTTCGCTTGAGATAATCCTTGAGAACGTCGGCTACCTGACCGGAAGGGCGCCCTCGTTCGAGGTCTGCGAGGAAATCAAGAGGCGCGCGCTGAGCGTGCCCAACGTCCTTGGAATCCACGATTTGAGGGCCCACTACGTTGGGAACAGGCTCCACGTCGAGCTCCACATCGAGGTTCCTCCAAACCTGTCCCTGAAAGAAGCCCACGACGTCAGCGAGGAGGTGAAGAAGAGGATAGAGGAAATCCCCGAGGTCGAGAGGGCCTTCGTTCACGTAGACATCAAGGGGGTTACGGAGTGA
- the mfnA gene encoding tyrosine decarboxylase MfnA — translation MFPERGADEDEVLDELRLKTAEDLTFDSGKILGSMCTYPHPFAVRIITEFIDRNLGDPGLHTGSRKVEEEAVEMLSNLLGLERGYGHIVSGGTEANILAVRAFRNLAEVEKPELILPKSAHFSFIKAGEMLGVKLVWAELNDDYTVNVRDVEEKITDNTIGIVGIAGTTGLGVVDDIPALSDLALDYGLPLHVDAAFGGFVIPFAKALGYDIPDFDFRLKGVKSVTIDPHKMGMVPIPAGGIIFREKKYIDAISVLAPYLAGGRIWQATITGTRPGANALAVWAMIKHLGFEGYKEIVRKAMELSRWFAGELKKIPGVYLIREPVLNIVSFGTENLEWVEEELKRRGWGISAHRGYIRIVLMPHVRRGHLEEFLRDLREIVQG, via the coding sequence ATGTTTCCAGAGAGGGGAGCGGACGAGGATGAAGTGCTCGACGAGCTACGGCTGAAGACTGCCGAAGACCTGACCTTCGACTCCGGGAAGATTCTCGGCTCGATGTGCACGTATCCACATCCCTTCGCGGTTAGAATCATCACGGAGTTCATAGACAGGAACCTCGGCGACCCCGGCCTGCACACGGGGAGCCGTAAAGTCGAGGAAGAGGCCGTCGAGATGCTCTCAAACCTACTCGGCCTCGAAAGGGGCTACGGACACATAGTTTCCGGCGGAACAGAGGCCAACATCCTGGCTGTGAGGGCCTTCCGCAACCTAGCGGAGGTGGAAAAGCCGGAGCTGATTCTTCCGAAAAGCGCCCACTTCTCCTTCATCAAGGCCGGCGAGATGCTCGGAGTTAAACTCGTCTGGGCGGAGCTGAACGATGATTACACCGTCAACGTGAGGGACGTAGAGGAGAAGATTACGGACAACACTATTGGAATCGTCGGAATAGCGGGAACGACGGGCCTCGGGGTGGTTGACGACATACCCGCTTTGAGCGATTTAGCTCTGGACTACGGGCTTCCGCTCCACGTCGATGCGGCATTTGGCGGTTTCGTCATTCCCTTCGCGAAGGCTTTAGGCTACGATATCCCGGACTTTGACTTCCGGCTTAAAGGCGTGAAGAGCGTAACCATAGACCCCCACAAGATGGGCATGGTGCCGATTCCAGCGGGCGGGATAATCTTCCGCGAGAAGAAGTATATAGACGCGATAAGCGTTTTGGCCCCTTACTTAGCAGGAGGAAGGATATGGCAGGCCACTATAACGGGAACGAGGCCCGGGGCAAACGCATTAGCGGTCTGGGCGATGATTAAGCACCTCGGCTTCGAGGGCTACAAGGAAATCGTGAGGAAGGCCATGGAGCTGAGCCGGTGGTTCGCGGGAGAGCTGAAGAAGATACCGGGCGTTTACCTCATCCGCGAGCCGGTTCTCAACATCGTCTCCTTCGGCACTGAGAACCTTGAGTGGGTCGAGGAGGAGCTGAAGAGGAGGGGCTGGGGAATCAGCGCGCACAGGGGCTACATCAGAATTGTCCTGATGCCCCACGTGAGGCGGGGGCACTTGGAGGAGTTTTTGAGGGATTTGAGGGAGATTGTGCAGGGTTAA
- a CDS encoding cation:proton antiporter: protein MYLGYLALLLVVAKSLEWAFERIEIHPIIAHVVTGILLGPFILGIVEPGEELKVLAEFGLIMMMLYMGLTSNFSAIAQNTGKAVLVAILGVAFSFLFGFLTVYAFGKGIAAAIFIGATLGNTAIEVTSGVLVKERVKREVSSILMGAAFVDDIVAVYLIGIITGMTKGGLDAVSFGILTVKIFAFIAFTLLVSELVFKRAKWFYSIVRNLNVFFTFTLILTFTLAIIAEWVGLNQIIGAYLAGLTISRLRERKDPLVVTRIKLNELIEDLQVVLTEFFIPLFFIYVGLVFNPPVKALDPTLIGLLYLSAVLGKLLGCGLGAKLSGLSWDDSITVGIGMGGRGSLELAILTFGLSSGIIDQALFASVVTVSMLTALTTPIFFKKYIEKVKA from the coding sequence GTGTACCTCGGCTACCTCGCCCTTCTCCTGGTCGTTGCAAAGAGCCTCGAGTGGGCCTTCGAGAGGATTGAGATACACCCCATAATAGCCCACGTGGTTACCGGAATACTCCTCGGGCCCTTCATCCTTGGAATCGTTGAGCCGGGGGAAGAGCTCAAAGTTTTAGCGGAGTTCGGACTCATAATGATGATGCTTTACATGGGCCTGACGAGCAACTTCTCGGCGATAGCCCAGAACACGGGCAAGGCCGTTCTGGTGGCAATCCTCGGCGTTGCCTTTTCGTTCCTCTTCGGCTTCCTCACGGTTTACGCCTTCGGAAAGGGAATAGCCGCGGCCATATTCATAGGCGCGACCCTCGGAAACACCGCGATAGAGGTCACGAGCGGTGTCCTCGTCAAGGAGAGGGTGAAGAGGGAGGTTTCCTCGATTCTCATGGGTGCGGCCTTCGTTGACGACATCGTCGCGGTTTACCTCATCGGTATAATAACCGGTATGACGAAGGGAGGCCTCGACGCCGTCTCCTTTGGAATCCTGACGGTCAAGATATTCGCCTTCATAGCCTTCACCCTCCTCGTCTCGGAGCTCGTCTTCAAGCGGGCCAAGTGGTTCTACTCCATAGTCAGGAACCTCAACGTCTTCTTCACCTTCACGCTCATCCTCACCTTCACCCTGGCCATAATAGCGGAGTGGGTCGGCCTCAACCAGATAATCGGGGCTTACTTAGCGGGACTCACAATAAGCAGGCTTCGCGAGAGGAAAGACCCGCTCGTCGTCACGAGGATTAAGCTCAACGAGCTGATTGAAGACCTCCAGGTCGTCCTCACCGAGTTCTTCATACCGCTGTTCTTCATCTACGTCGGTCTCGTCTTCAACCCGCCCGTGAAAGCCCTCGACCCAACCCTCATAGGCCTCCTCTACCTCTCGGCAGTCCTCGGAAAGCTCCTCGGGTGCGGTCTCGGCGCGAAGCTCTCGGGCCTCAGCTGGGACGATTCCATCACCGTCGGCATAGGAATGGGCGGAAGGGGAAGCCTTGAGCTCGCGATACTCACCTTCGGACTCAGCAGTGGAATAATAGACCAAGCCCTCTTCGCAAGCGTCGTAACGGTCTCGATGCTGACGGCGCTGACGACACCAATATTCTTTAAGAAGTATATCGAAAAGGTAAAAGCTTAA
- a CDS encoding TIGR00304 family membrane protein — MKGEVLIGAGIVLILIGFLLVFLGTLISALGSGDVEGGGVIMIGPIPIVFGTSKSAVTVASVIALVLMLLWITGVLLARRG, encoded by the coding sequence ATGAAGGGAGAAGTTCTCATCGGAGCGGGAATAGTGCTGATACTCATCGGCTTTCTGTTAGTGTTTCTGGGGACGCTTATTTCAGCCCTCGGGAGCGGCGACGTCGAGGGCGGGGGAGTGATAATGATTGGCCCGATACCCATCGTATTCGGTACGAGCAAAAGCGCGGTAACCGTTGCCTCAGTAATCGCGCTCGTCCTCATGCTCCTCTGGATAACAGGGGTTCTCCTGGCGAGGAGGGGATGA
- a CDS encoding HAD family hydrolase encodes MLVLVDLDDTLCNTWEAGKRTMLHAIPFLLRRGKLRALLYLLTAKYRGLEGSKKLHTLDLHELVEELFRRIYPKITEEELAELSSFVEEHFFRYLRLYDDALPFLRGLRELGARVVLVTDSSTNWQRKKLEVLGIGAYFDDVIISGETGHSKFEDYNFRLALKRFPDREVYVVGDRDETDMAGARALGAVGILVRRGYFSGRKVRNANYIVRNLYEALEVIKREHQKRAEA; translated from the coding sequence ATGCTCGTGCTCGTTGACCTCGACGATACCCTGTGCAACACGTGGGAAGCTGGAAAGAGGACGATGCTCCACGCGATTCCTTTCCTCCTGCGCAGGGGCAAGCTCAGGGCCCTTCTCTACCTCCTGACTGCCAAGTACCGCGGTCTTGAGGGTTCAAAAAAGCTCCACACCCTTGACCTTCACGAGCTCGTTGAAGAGCTTTTCAGGAGGATATACCCCAAAATAACCGAGGAGGAGCTTGCCGAGCTATCCTCATTCGTGGAGGAGCACTTCTTCAGGTATCTCCGGCTTTACGATGATGCCCTGCCTTTCCTTCGAGGCCTTCGGGAGCTCGGTGCGAGGGTCGTTCTCGTCACTGACTCCTCCACGAACTGGCAGAGGAAGAAGCTTGAGGTGCTCGGGATAGGGGCTTACTTCGACGACGTAATAATAAGCGGTGAAACCGGCCACAGCAAGTTTGAGGACTACAACTTCCGCCTCGCCCTGAAGAGGTTCCCGGACAGGGAAGTCTACGTCGTCGGCGACCGCGACGAGACTGACATGGCCGGTGCGAGAGCCCTCGGTGCCGTCGGAATACTGGTGAGGAGGGGCTACTTCAGCGGAAGAAAGGTCAGGAATGCCAACTATATTGTCAGGAACCTTTATGAGGCCCTGGAGGTGATTAAACGTGAGCATCAAAAGAGAGCTGAAGCGTAA
- a CDS encoding diacylglycerol/polyprenol kinase family protein gives MSIKRELKRKALHITGLTVPTVYLLLGKTYTLTFVGVAFILFVVLEPFRVIEEWRDRIKEKLNLYVSPEVVEKIELLENHINDITREHERNRVAAHIYFAAASFIVVYFFPEEVAIGAIALATLGDALAAIIGKTFGRHRFSNGKSVEGSLAYFITGMALLTPLVGPVPAFAGSLAGTIAEFYNLPPDDNFSNQLAVALALYLFLQL, from the coding sequence GTGAGCATCAAAAGAGAGCTGAAGCGTAAGGCCCTTCACATCACCGGCCTGACGGTTCCGACCGTTTACCTGCTCCTCGGGAAGACATACACGCTCACCTTTGTGGGAGTCGCGTTCATCCTCTTCGTCGTTCTGGAGCCTTTCCGTGTAATCGAGGAGTGGAGAGACCGGATAAAGGAGAAGCTGAACCTCTACGTTTCTCCAGAGGTCGTGGAGAAGATAGAACTCCTCGAAAACCACATCAACGACATAACGCGCGAACACGAGAGGAACCGGGTTGCGGCGCACATCTACTTCGCCGCCGCGTCTTTCATAGTGGTCTACTTCTTCCCCGAGGAGGTTGCCATAGGTGCGATAGCACTCGCCACCCTCGGCGACGCGCTCGCGGCGATAATCGGGAAGACCTTTGGCAGGCACCGCTTCTCCAACGGGAAGAGCGTCGAGGGAAGCCTCGCCTACTTCATTACCGGAATGGCGCTACTGACTCCCCTCGTGGGTCCGGTTCCAGCCTTCGCGGGTTCGCTCGCCGGAACGATAGCGGAGTTCTACAACCTCCCGCCGGACGACAACTTCTCCAACCAGCTCGCGGTGGCGCTCGCGCTCTACCTCTTCCTCCAGCTCTGA
- a CDS encoding alpha-amylase/4-alpha-glucanotransferase domain-containing protein, whose protein sequence is MGGVKFIFGIHNHQPLGNFGWVFESAYERAYKPFLETLEEYPNMKVAVHYSGPLLEWIADNRPEHIDLLKSLVRKGQVEIIVAGFYEPVLASIPEEDRVEQINLLKDFARKLGYEAKGLWLTERVWEPELVKTLRKAGIEYVVVDDYHFMSAGLPKESLYWPYYTEDGGETVVVFPIDERLRYLIPFRPVEKTIDYLHSLDDGDESKVAVFHDDGEKFGVWPGTYEWVHEKGWLREFFDRISSDERIEVLLYSEYLGQFRPRGLVYLPIASYFEMSEWSLPAEQARLFVEFVNLLKAEGIFDRYRVFVRGGIWKNFFFKYPEGNYTHKRMLMVSKLVRDNPEARRFLLKAQCNDAYWHGVFGGIYLPHLRRVVWENIIRANSYVSTGTFVRDIDFDGHEEVFIEGENFYYSFKPGLGGSLVELSSKERAVNYADVLARRYEHYHSTGSAVPEEEGDGVESIHELSGEVPEEIRKEVAYDSVRRVLLQDRFLKPETTLDGFRLNRYKPLADFAGKPYWYSLDGNELRLWRNEGDFSVVKVFRPHEKGFTVDYTVSGRGTFAVELNVAVHSVMETQGELEGSRVEVNDRYAVGRFSIELDRKARMWKFPVKTLSKSESGWDFIQQGVSYTFLFPLDGELKFRLSFKER, encoded by the coding sequence GTGGGGGGCGTGAAGTTCATATTCGGAATCCACAACCACCAGCCCCTCGGGAACTTCGGGTGGGTGTTCGAGAGCGCCTACGAGAGGGCTTACAAACCGTTCCTTGAGACGCTCGAAGAGTATCCAAACATGAAGGTTGCCGTCCACTACTCCGGCCCGCTCCTGGAGTGGATAGCCGACAACAGGCCAGAGCACATCGACCTCCTCAAAAGCCTCGTGAGGAAGGGTCAGGTCGAGATTATCGTTGCCGGCTTCTACGAGCCGGTTCTGGCGTCCATCCCAGAGGAAGACCGGGTCGAGCAGATTAACCTTCTGAAGGACTTTGCGAGAAAGCTCGGCTATGAGGCGAAAGGTCTCTGGCTGACCGAGAGGGTCTGGGAGCCCGAACTCGTGAAAACCCTGCGGAAGGCGGGGATAGAGTACGTCGTCGTTGACGACTACCACTTCATGAGCGCCGGCCTGCCGAAGGAGAGCCTCTACTGGCCCTACTACACGGAGGACGGCGGTGAAACTGTGGTGGTCTTTCCGATTGACGAGAGGCTCCGCTACCTGATTCCCTTCCGTCCGGTGGAGAAGACGATTGACTACCTCCACTCCCTCGACGACGGCGACGAGAGCAAGGTCGCGGTCTTCCACGACGACGGTGAGAAGTTCGGCGTCTGGCCCGGAACCTACGAGTGGGTTCACGAGAAGGGCTGGCTCAGGGAGTTCTTTGACAGGATTTCGAGCGATGAGAGGATAGAGGTTCTCCTTTACTCCGAGTACCTGGGGCAATTCAGGCCAAGGGGCCTCGTCTACCTGCCGATAGCTTCCTACTTCGAGATGAGCGAGTGGTCCCTACCGGCAGAGCAGGCGAGGCTTTTCGTCGAGTTCGTGAACCTGCTGAAGGCCGAGGGGATTTTTGACCGCTACCGCGTCTTCGTAAGGGGCGGAATCTGGAAGAACTTCTTCTTCAAGTACCCCGAGGGCAACTACACCCACAAGAGGATGCTGATGGTCAGTAAACTCGTGAGGGACAACCCCGAGGCGAGGCGGTTCCTGCTGAAGGCCCAGTGCAACGACGCCTACTGGCACGGCGTCTTCGGCGGAATCTACCTCCCGCACCTCCGCAGGGTCGTCTGGGAGAACATCATACGGGCGAACAGCTACGTTTCCACTGGAACGTTCGTCCGCGACATCGACTTCGACGGCCACGAGGAGGTCTTCATCGAGGGAGAGAACTTTTACTACTCCTTCAAGCCCGGCCTCGGCGGTTCTCTCGTCGAGCTGAGCTCGAAAGAACGGGCAGTTAACTACGCCGACGTCCTGGCAAGGCGCTACGAGCACTACCACTCCACCGGAAGCGCCGTCCCGGAGGAAGAGGGCGACGGTGTCGAGAGCATTCACGAGCTTTCGGGCGAGGTTCCGGAGGAGATTAGGAAAGAGGTCGCCTATGATTCAGTCAGGAGGGTGCTCCTCCAGGACCGGTTCCTGAAGCCTGAAACGACCCTCGATGGCTTCAGGCTGAACCGCTACAAACCTTTAGCTGACTTCGCCGGAAAGCCCTACTGGTATTCGCTCGACGGAAACGAGCTGAGGCTCTGGAGGAATGAGGGAGACTTCTCGGTCGTCAAGGTCTTTAGACCCCATGAGAAGGGCTTCACCGTTGACTACACCGTCTCGGGAAGGGGGACCTTCGCGGTCGAGCTTAACGTTGCGGTCCACAGCGTGATGGAGACGCAGGGGGAGCTGGAAGGCTCGAGGGTTGAAGTGAACGACCGCTACGCCGTCGGGAGGTTTTCCATTGAGCTCGATAGAAAAGCGAGGATGTGGAAGTTCCCGGTAAAAACGCTGAGCAAGAGCGAAAGCGGGTGGGACTTCATTCAGCAGGGAGTGAGCTACACCTTCCTGTTCCCGCTCGACGGGGAGCTGAAGTTCAGGCTCTCCTTCAAAGAACGCTAG
- a CDS encoding DUF257 family protein has translation MLGDIITGLWNSLKPGEIVLIERTDVKDQYFGMHQLITWGLSKGYTILVVDVVDSLHLLKAKAKLAGFDGETFENVNVIKIGGKIKTGKVIAWISDLSEPVILVGKFREAYEKFVEENAPVLTIALGIEKLFATSEVAPKNVHLLLSLLSQYVGNENRLAVHFIKTSLLDESRKFLLGLLEDVATTVIRVSSLGRMTEFNVVKSIRKDMEGVSLRV, from the coding sequence ATGCTCGGCGACATCATCACCGGGCTCTGGAACTCCCTGAAACCCGGGGAAATAGTTCTGATAGAGAGAACGGACGTTAAAGACCAGTATTTTGGCATGCACCAGCTCATAACCTGGGGCCTCTCCAAGGGTTACACAATCCTCGTTGTGGACGTTGTTGATTCCCTCCACCTCCTCAAGGCCAAGGCCAAGCTGGCCGGCTTCGATGGGGAGACGTTTGAGAACGTTAACGTCATAAAGATAGGCGGGAAGATAAAGACCGGAAAGGTAATCGCCTGGATAAGCGACCTCAGCGAGCCGGTTATACTCGTGGGGAAGTTCAGAGAGGCGTATGAGAAGTTTGTTGAGGAAAATGCACCCGTTCTAACGATAGCCTTGGGCATCGAGAAGCTCTTCGCGACTTCAGAGGTAGCGCCCAAAAACGTTCACCTGCTTCTCAGCCTCCTATCCCAATACGTTGGAAACGAGAACAGACTGGCGGTTCACTTCATCAAGACGTCCCTGCTAGATGAGAGCAGAAAGTTTCTCTTGGGGCTCTTAGAAGACGTTGCCACGACGGTCATCCGGGTATCGTCCCTGGGAAGAATGACGGAATTCAACGTCGTCAAGTCAATAAGAAAGGACATGGAGGGGGTCTCCCTCAGGGTCTAG
- the ttuA gene encoding tRNA-5-methyluridine(54) 2-sulfurtransferase, with translation MRCKFCEKPAFIKLHYPKMYLCPEHFKEYFERKVKRTIERYKMLKPDERVLVVVSGGKDSAVTAYILKKLGYNIECLHINLGIGEYSEKSESYAKKQCEALGVPLHIVRVRELLGKGIGEVRTRRPTCSYCGLTKRYIFNKFAYDNGFDAVATGHNLDDEASFIFSNMMHWNTQYLAKQGPVTPSQFNGKLVKKVKPLYEVTEREVVAYALANGIDYMMEECPHAVGATTIEYKEILNGMEEKRPGTKINFVKGFLRKKHLFEAELQEAELRECRVCGMPSSGDVCSFCRFWRLEKPIDFRLNR, from the coding sequence ATGAGATGCAAGTTCTGTGAGAAACCAGCCTTCATCAAGCTCCACTACCCAAAAATGTACCTCTGCCCGGAGCACTTCAAAGAATACTTCGAGAGAAAGGTCAAGCGGACGATAGAGCGCTACAAGATGCTAAAGCCAGACGAGAGGGTTTTGGTCGTCGTCAGCGGCGGAAAGGACTCGGCCGTTACCGCTTACATCCTCAAGAAGCTCGGTTACAACATTGAGTGCCTTCACATAAACCTCGGCATCGGCGAGTACAGCGAGAAGAGCGAGAGCTATGCTAAAAAGCAGTGCGAGGCCTTAGGTGTTCCGCTCCACATCGTCCGCGTTAGGGAACTCCTCGGGAAGGGAATCGGCGAGGTCAGGACGAGAAGACCAACGTGCTCCTACTGCGGTCTGACGAAGAGGTACATATTCAACAAGTTCGCCTACGACAACGGCTTCGATGCCGTAGCGACCGGCCACAACCTCGACGACGAGGCGAGCTTCATCTTCTCGAACATGATGCACTGGAACACGCAGTACTTGGCGAAGCAGGGACCGGTGACGCCGAGTCAATTCAACGGCAAGCTCGTGAAGAAGGTCAAACCGCTCTACGAGGTCACCGAGAGGGAGGTTGTTGCATACGCCCTCGCCAACGGCATCGATTACATGATGGAGGAGTGTCCGCACGCCGTTGGAGCGACGACGATTGAGTACAAGGAGATACTCAACGGGATGGAGGAGAAGAGGCCCGGAACGAAAATCAACTTCGTCAAGGGCTTCCTGCGGAAGAAGCACCTCTTCGAGGCCGAACTCCAGGAGGCCGAGCTGAGGGAGTGCAGAGTCTGCGGAATGCCGTCGAGCGGTGATGTCTGTTCGTTCTGCAGGTTCTGGAGGCTTGAGAAGCCGATAGACTTCAGGCTGAACCGATGA
- a CDS encoding DUF257 family protein — MNFNDYLSKVSPGESVLIEHTSLSMHALAFYAIGEKYGWDRVLLVDVIDSSVPAVRWLRLSGLSVPENVTRIKAGGVSDWGNIILEIDPHKDPGIFLSKFSRKIREVYSKSDFTVTVIMNPERLVPLQNGNRNFILMLSNMASAFLGNPRRITFYFVNREMTEGIYLALLEEAFTRVLCFTGKRNLRVLKSPEMEEEGIELNLGFKKQV, encoded by the coding sequence ATGAACTTTAACGACTACCTCTCCAAAGTTTCACCCGGAGAGAGCGTTCTCATAGAGCACACCTCCCTGTCAATGCATGCGCTTGCATTCTACGCGATAGGCGAGAAGTACGGCTGGGACAGGGTTCTGTTAGTTGACGTAATAGACTCAAGCGTCCCTGCGGTGAGGTGGCTCCGACTCTCGGGCCTCAGTGTTCCGGAAAACGTGACGAGGATAAAGGCCGGAGGCGTTTCCGACTGGGGCAACATAATACTGGAGATTGACCCCCACAAAGACCCGGGGATATTCCTGAGCAAGTTCAGCAGGAAGATACGCGAAGTTTACTCCAAAAGCGACTTCACGGTCACGGTCATAATGAATCCCGAAAGGCTCGTCCCCCTCCAAAATGGAAACAGAAACTTCATACTCATGCTTTCAAACATGGCATCAGCCTTCTTAGGGAACCCCCGGCGGATAACCTTTTACTTCGTCAACAGAGAGATGACGGAAGGAATTTACTTGGCCCTCCTCGAGGAAGCCTTTACGAGGGTTCTTTGCTTCACAGGAAAAAGAAATCTCCGGGTCCTGAAATCGCCGGAGATGGAGGAGGAAGGGATAGAGCTGAACTTGGGATTTAAAAAGCAGGTTTGA
- a CDS encoding DUF257 family protein, translating into MTHIIDTLLNVTEGVLLVEYPATGHPELTFFEVLNGWREKGITPLIVDIGDTLHVFLQNLRFEGIDLSVDDIPVIKERGMVEVGKVLGYVEVIEDFDYHLATYGQLAKKVPKESRDHTIVVGMEKFSFTFIDDPPKLERYFETVTRRYLSIKGRTSFLFLNTDVASEYLRKGLEQDSDYVLRVRGREVRVLKSPGVMVNEL; encoded by the coding sequence ATGACTCACATCATAGATACCCTCTTAAACGTCACAGAGGGCGTTCTCCTCGTCGAGTATCCTGCAACGGGCCACCCTGAGCTGACGTTCTTTGAGGTTCTCAACGGATGGAGGGAGAAGGGAATCACGCCCCTGATAGTGGACATCGGGGACACCCTTCACGTCTTCCTTCAAAACCTGCGGTTCGAAGGAATAGACCTGAGCGTTGATGACATCCCCGTGATAAAGGAAAGGGGCATGGTTGAGGTCGGGAAAGTTCTGGGATACGTTGAGGTCATCGAGGATTTTGACTACCACCTGGCAACCTACGGCCAGCTGGCCAAGAAGGTTCCAAAGGAGTCAAGGGACCACACGATAGTGGTTGGAATGGAGAAGTTCTCCTTCACGTTCATAGACGACCCTCCGAAGCTGGAGAGATACTTTGAAACCGTAACGAGAAGGTACCTGTCCATCAAAGGAAGGACAAGCTTTCTCTTCCTTAACACGGACGTTGCTTCGGAGTACCTCAGGAAGGGACTGGAACAGGATTCAGACTACGTGCTGAGGGTGAGGGGCAGGGAAGTCCGCGTTCTGAAGTCGCCGGGGGTGATGGTGAATGAACTTTAA